Proteins co-encoded in one Bremerella sp. TYQ1 genomic window:
- a CDS encoding Ig-like domain-containing protein, whose translation MAGFNPLYRDVTPDFASNPLINEKARTVEFPRNMWFESLAKVFRKSRGTKRRSQIRPLRSELLEKKTLLDGQGLISVSDAVATEGDELVFVVSLNACTTEPVSITYQSTGKSAESSDFETVSGTVVFQPDEVFKEIRINTVQDSSVEEDEIVSLDLYAAIGNSLEEESATGLIQDNEVGSGFTKGSGFGFSALSGSGGGSGSGGGSSSGGGSGSGSYCGVGSFLGLSLVSSSGSGISGPSESNQDREFYVQLEKDNFCNSATTVPFTLSGSATLGVDYTLEMDGSPVSGKFEFEPGQSKSKLIRIVPIDDMLDEELENIVFEVEDPKPNEWYPGENNELTVSLYENDATDDEYVTSKNQLLQVSLSQDSVRENDKGTHSSYQVEVVNGPTNGTLTLNSGGTFTYTPDEDYVGTDSFTYQYIDSSGSTLDGTANITVVSGDLKVEGSPITGEFVPEEDEELQGAFLTKTEDGARYIRKLTLSSDTSPTTQYGYYTLEFDDQSISVWQDKEGTQSIEPGITEFDEGSEVTLYVEGTSLSTGSIQLHWNEGHWQELPPGQTEQPEDSYKKKGLQSFIVDTISVHVVDSAAHATAELDYDFPENTGESLRLQDTSNGEPQYDSYVPFKFTLWVEPTGLTSEEFEIRIVNDLGQTLHEETRTVAPGDQYEDTVAVRAGLASNVRIEIETVDPFLGENRIEFELDEAILDIDINFTHGIVAQTTLTKGQVFRLLKEQSSNGITGAFNSLKDDLVTTDRVSATATQIGESEAFVQSTIDAYWDQTIMPALESQLDIGFDYLADALEAIPSQKFRLGAHNNANELVPSDSSSLGTLIGTTHATHVADAIHRLDVLEESIGSILNALPIKLDAELNSVNDMTGGATPAQLYNALVDELFNGGGEFPSLHWTDVKVFEKLSIGLEPVEMNYFGGKVEGAFNASVYDVSFANPAWKFGFDTTLSTVEAFKAGPFTFDAGITYEKTFSSGTSNETITGAFMMNGNFN comes from the coding sequence GTGGCGGGATTCAATCCCCTCTACAGGGATGTCACTCCGGATTTCGCCTCTAATCCCCTTATTAATGAAAAGGCGAGAACTGTGGAATTTCCTCGAAATATGTGGTTTGAATCGCTTGCTAAGGTATTTCGCAAGAGTCGAGGAACCAAACGACGGAGTCAGATTCGGCCGCTTCGTTCCGAGTTGCTGGAAAAGAAAACCCTTCTAGATGGCCAGGGATTAATCAGTGTTTCAGATGCTGTAGCCACTGAGGGGGATGAACTAGTGTTTGTTGTAAGTCTCAATGCTTGTACAACTGAGCCTGTTTCAATCACGTATCAATCTACTGGAAAATCCGCGGAAAGTTCGGATTTTGAGACTGTGAGTGGGACGGTCGTTTTCCAGCCTGACGAAGTTTTCAAAGAGATTCGGATTAACACGGTTCAGGACTCTTCTGTGGAAGAGGACGAAATCGTCAGCCTTGACCTTTATGCTGCAATCGGAAATTCGCTAGAGGAGGAATCGGCCACTGGACTCATTCAAGATAACGAAGTGGGAAGTGGATTCACTAAAGGAAGCGGGTTTGGATTCAGTGCTCTGTCCGGATCGGGAGGAGGCTCTGGTTCAGGTGGTGGCTCTAGTTCGGGAGGAGGTTCGGGAAGCGGTTCTTACTGTGGCGTTGGTTCGTTTTTAGGCCTTTCACTTGTATCCTCATCCGGCAGCGGCATTAGCGGACCTAGTGAAAGCAATCAGGATCGAGAATTCTACGTTCAACTTGAGAAGGATAATTTCTGCAATTCGGCAACTACTGTGCCATTCACGCTTTCCGGCTCAGCGACTCTTGGAGTTGATTATACACTTGAAATGGATGGTAGCCCTGTCTCAGGGAAGTTTGAATTTGAGCCAGGTCAGTCAAAATCGAAACTCATCCGCATTGTGCCGATTGACGACATGCTTGACGAAGAGTTAGAGAACATCGTGTTCGAGGTGGAAGATCCTAAGCCAAATGAATGGTATCCCGGCGAAAATAATGAGTTGACAGTTTCACTGTACGAAAACGACGCTACGGACGACGAGTACGTGACTTCAAAGAACCAGTTACTTCAGGTGAGCCTTTCTCAGGATTCCGTGCGAGAGAACGACAAGGGAACACACTCCAGCTACCAAGTTGAGGTTGTCAACGGCCCGACAAATGGAACGCTAACGTTGAATTCCGGGGGCACCTTTACCTATACCCCCGATGAAGATTACGTGGGAACCGATAGTTTTACCTACCAATATATTGACTCCTCTGGCTCTACACTTGACGGCACCGCAAATATTACCGTTGTAAGTGGAGACCTTAAGGTTGAAGGAAGCCCCATTACAGGCGAGTTTGTGCCAGAGGAAGACGAAGAATTGCAAGGGGCATTCTTAACGAAAACCGAAGATGGAGCACGTTACATTCGGAAACTTACTCTTTCGAGTGACACAAGCCCCACGACTCAATACGGTTACTACACACTTGAATTCGATGATCAGTCCATCAGTGTTTGGCAAGATAAAGAGGGCACTCAATCTATCGAGCCGGGAATAACTGAATTTGACGAAGGTTCTGAGGTAACACTCTATGTCGAAGGGACCTCCTTATCTACCGGTTCGATTCAGCTTCACTGGAATGAAGGGCATTGGCAGGAATTGCCTCCAGGTCAAACCGAACAGCCCGAAGATTCCTACAAGAAAAAGGGACTTCAGTCATTTATCGTGGATACGATTTCGGTGCATGTTGTAGATTCAGCCGCTCATGCAACAGCTGAACTAGACTATGATTTCCCAGAAAACACTGGAGAGTCTTTAAGACTTCAAGACACATCAAATGGCGAACCGCAATACGACTCCTATGTACCTTTTAAGTTTACTTTATGGGTCGAGCCCACAGGTCTTACCTCTGAGGAGTTCGAGATTCGAATTGTAAATGATTTGGGGCAAACTTTGCACGAAGAAACACGCACCGTAGCTCCGGGCGATCAATATGAGGATACAGTAGCAGTGCGGGCGGGATTGGCCTCGAATGTCCGCATAGAGATTGAAACCGTCGATCCGTTTTTGGGAGAAAATCGCATTGAATTTGAGCTAGACGAAGCGATTCTTGATATCGATATTAATTTCACCCATGGAATCGTCGCTCAGACAACCTTAACAAAAGGGCAAGTGTTCCGTTTGTTAAAAGAACAGTCATCTAACGGAATAACCGGTGCGTTCAACTCACTCAAGGATGATTTAGTTACCACAGATAGAGTGTCGGCCACTGCAACGCAAATCGGTGAATCAGAGGCGTTCGTTCAATCGACAATTGATGCCTATTGGGACCAAACGATTATGCCTGCCCTGGAGAGTCAGCTTGACATTGGATTTGACTATTTGGCAGATGCACTTGAGGCTATTCCGAGCCAAAAGTTCCGCCTTGGCGCTCACAATAATGCAAACGAACTCGTCCCATCCGATTCGTCTTCGCTGGGGACGCTGATTGGAACCACTCATGCTACGCATGTGGCTGATGCGATTCATCGACTCGATGTATTGGAAGAGTCGATTGGAAGCATATTAAACGCTTTGCCAATCAAGTTAGATGCGGAACTAAATAGTGTTAACGATATGACAGGAGGGGCAACGCCAGCACAGCTTTATAACGCTTTGGTCGATGAACTGTTTAATGGAGGAGGAGAGTTTCCATCGCTGCACTGGACGGATGTGAAGGTATTCGAAAAGTTGTCCATAGGACTCGAACCAGTAGAGATGAACTATTTTGGAGGCAAGGTCGAGGGAGCGTTCAATGCCTCAGTGTATGATGTTAGCTTTGCGAATCCGGCTTGGAAGTTTGGGTTTGATACTACTTTAAGCACAGTAGAAGCATTCAAGGCAGGCCCGTTTACATTCGACGCCGGAATAACTTACGAGAAGACGTTTAGCAGTGGGACGTCGAACGAGACTATTACCGGGGCCTTTATGATGAACGGTAATTTTAACTGA